The Chitinophagales bacterium genome has a window encoding:
- a CDS encoding T9SS type A sorting domain-containing protein, with product MLRLKKSFPGFLAAFFISCTLQAQYVIERIDINPGPADSRPQSYVGIDSLVYFQADDGTYGYELWISDGTAAGTKRVTDIKPGPGSSNPEFFTKYKGKVYFAADDGTNGKELWVTDGTALGTQMLKNINPGAGSSNPGLFYVAKNLLFFKADDGTHGRELWVTDGTANGTILLKDIRSGGQHSDAAVVAEVNGTILVNAYDGTARNAIWTTDGTTAGTQIFKLVGSNSNGWATLTDGVMYNGKYYFRAQAGTPFGYSLWQTDGTANGTSYVMTFDPGGSGEGIKTNMVVLQNKLFFGADSSGALNSRDIEPWVSDGTANGTHRLKKIHPSVVPNSLNGGYIDQRIVTLKDSLVFFTATDSVHGLELWVSDGTANGTVLIQDINKQSDQGSNPDRFTAYAGKLFFSASDTFYPNPKGPEFYVTDGTTAGTKKVLGHSQGTNGMGSIIDILAVANGSLFLRGSFDTTGFELWVITDTAYNNKDTTHNPGAVKTVTANTGLKIAPNPASGNILLSFDKIQSNGIVTITDLSGRVVKKITLDKPTETLNISLHNIPVGTYIVSLKNTEGIVAEKILIE from the coding sequence ATGTTAAGACTCAAAAAATCATTTCCCGGCTTTTTAGCCGCCTTTTTTATCAGTTGTACACTACAGGCACAGTATGTTATTGAGCGTATTGATATCAATCCCGGACCGGCCGATTCCAGGCCACAGAGCTATGTAGGTATTGATTCGCTGGTCTATTTCCAGGCAGATGACGGTACGTATGGCTATGAATTATGGATATCTGACGGAACGGCTGCAGGTACAAAACGGGTAACGGACATTAAACCCGGACCAGGCTCCTCCAACCCCGAATTTTTTACAAAATATAAAGGGAAAGTATACTTTGCTGCTGATGATGGTACAAATGGTAAGGAACTCTGGGTAACAGACGGGACAGCATTGGGAACCCAGATGCTGAAAAATATAAATCCGGGTGCAGGCTCGTCTAATCCGGGGCTCTTTTATGTAGCTAAAAATCTTTTGTTTTTTAAAGCTGACGACGGAACGCATGGTAGAGAGTTGTGGGTAACTGATGGTACGGCAAATGGTACTATACTTCTAAAAGACATAAGGTCGGGAGGCCAACACTCAGATGCTGCAGTAGTTGCAGAGGTCAACGGGACTATTCTGGTGAATGCTTATGATGGTACTGCAAGAAATGCGATCTGGACTACGGATGGTACTACTGCCGGTACGCAGATATTCAAACTGGTAGGCTCAAATTCCAATGGTTGGGCAACGCTTACAGATGGCGTGATGTATAATGGTAAATATTATTTCAGGGCCCAGGCGGGAACACCTTTCGGTTATTCCTTATGGCAAACAGATGGCACTGCAAATGGTACAAGTTATGTCATGACATTTGACCCGGGTGGAAGTGGGGAAGGTATAAAAACAAATATGGTTGTTTTGCAGAATAAACTATTCTTCGGAGCGGATTCGTCAGGTGCATTAAACTCCAGGGATATTGAGCCATGGGTATCTGATGGCACTGCCAACGGAACACACCGACTGAAGAAAATACACCCAAGCGTTGTGCCTAACAGTTTGAATGGGGGGTACATTGATCAGCGGATTGTAACTCTTAAAGATAGTCTGGTGTTTTTTACTGCAACCGATTCTGTACACGGACTGGAGTTATGGGTGTCCGACGGCACTGCGAACGGAACAGTACTTATTCAGGATATTAATAAACAGAGTGACCAGGGTTCTAACCCGGACAGGTTTACCGCCTATGCTGGTAAATTGTTTTTTAGTGCCAGCGATACTTTTTACCCCAATCCTAAAGGTCCTGAGTTTTATGTAACTGATGGCACTACAGCGGGTACTAAAAAGGTACTCGGCCATTCGCAAGGTACTAATGGTATGGGCAGCATAATAGATATACTAGCGGTCGCTAACGGCTCCCTTTTCCTGAGAGGCTCGTTCGATACTACCGGTTTCGAGCTATGGGTCATAACAGATACAGCTTATAACAACAAAGACACGACTCATAACCCGGGGGCAGTTAAAACAGTTACAGCCAATACCGGCCTTAAAATTGCACCCAACCCTGCCAGCGGCAATATACTGTTGTCTTTCGATAAGATACAGAGCAATGGTATAGTGACTATTACCGACCTGTCAGGCAGGGTTGTAAAGAAAATAACTTTAGATAAACCCACTGAAACATTGAACATAAGCTTGCATAATATACCCGTCGGTACCTATATTGTCAGCCTGAAAAATACCGAAGGTATTGTTGCTGAAAAGATATTAATAGAATAG